Proteins from a genomic interval of Marmoricola sp. OAE513:
- a CDS encoding MCE family protein gives MARHTDQSIRRLGIISLTCLLVVMAAAFNLQRFPGFRGTGYSADFADASGLAPGDMVQMAGVKIGKVTGIEVHSQKVRVRFELHGQTMGEKARASVEVLNLLGSKYLRIESEGAGDLPEGSTIPLSRTRSGYDIVSTLSHLATTTEDIDTGALAKAFTTLSGTLDAASPDVRASFTGISRVSRAIAERDQALEGLLHHADSVTALLAARKGDLVALMEQGDLVFAELQSRSEAIHALLVNARRLAQSLRGVVKDNEAQIGPALADLQTVVTLLQKRESAIRATIHNLAPYARILVNVIGTGPWFDAYVPNLVGLASGEFAPGER, from the coding sequence ATGGCGCGGCACACCGACCAGAGCATCAGACGCCTCGGGATCATCTCGCTGACGTGTCTCCTCGTGGTGATGGCAGCAGCGTTCAACCTGCAGCGCTTCCCAGGTTTCCGAGGCACCGGGTACAGCGCGGACTTCGCGGACGCCTCCGGGCTCGCCCCGGGCGACATGGTCCAGATGGCCGGCGTCAAGATCGGCAAGGTCACCGGGATCGAGGTGCACTCCCAGAAGGTCCGGGTTCGGTTCGAGCTGCACGGTCAGACGATGGGGGAGAAGGCTCGCGCCTCGGTCGAGGTCCTCAACCTCCTGGGCAGCAAGTACCTCCGGATCGAGTCCGAGGGAGCTGGTGACCTGCCTGAAGGCTCGACGATCCCCCTCAGCCGGACCCGCTCCGGCTACGACATCGTCAGCACCCTGTCCCACCTCGCGACGACCACCGAGGACATCGACACCGGTGCTCTCGCCAAGGCGTTCACGACGCTCTCCGGCACCCTCGACGCCGCCTCCCCCGACGTCCGTGCGAGCTTCACCGGCATCAGCCGGGTCTCGCGGGCGATCGCAGAACGCGACCAGGCGCTGGAGGGACTCCTCCACCATGCCGACAGCGTGACGGCGCTCCTCGCCGCGCGGAAGGGTGACCTCGTCGCGCTGATGGAACAGGGCGACCTGGTCTTCGCCGAGCTGCAGAGCCGGAGCGAGGCGATCCACGCCCTGCTGGTGAACGCGCGGCGGCTGGCGCAGTCGCTGCGCGGGGTGGTCAAGGACAACGAGGCCCAGATCGGGCCGGCACTCGCCGACCTGCAGACCGTCGTGACCCTTCTCCAGAAGCGGGAGAGCGCCATCCGGGCGACGATCCACAACCTGGCGCCGTACGCGCGGATCTTGGTGAACGTGATCGGTACGGGGCCGTGGTTCGACGCCTACGTACCCAACCTGGTCGGCCTGGCCAGCGGTGAATTCGCCCCGGGAGAGCGGTGA
- a CDS encoding ABC transporter permease, with protein sequence MSVIGEVGAALVREQRAKMEERGDQLLFYARAIAWTPRALRRYRREISNTLAEVVFGSGGLTLIAGSAGVIAFMAFFAGTEVGIQGYASLQQIGVSKFSAFISAFFNTREVAPLVSSIALAATVGCGYTARLGAMRISEEIDALEVMGIPSLPFLVTTRMIAAFTAVIPLYIVALCSSYLSPRLITTLIYHQPAGTYDAYFVKFLPPMDILWSFLKLIVLAVSIILIHCYYGYTASGGPAGVGTAVGKAIRTSIVTVVVADFFLSFAIWGSTTTVRITG encoded by the coding sequence ATGTCCGTGATCGGTGAGGTCGGGGCGGCCCTGGTCCGCGAGCAGCGCGCCAAGATGGAGGAGCGCGGCGACCAGCTGCTGTTCTACGCCCGCGCGATCGCGTGGACGCCCCGGGCCCTGCGCCGGTACCGGCGCGAGATCAGCAACACCTTGGCGGAGGTCGTCTTCGGGTCCGGGGGCCTGACGCTGATCGCGGGGTCGGCCGGGGTGATCGCGTTCATGGCTTTCTTCGCCGGCACCGAGGTCGGCATCCAGGGCTACGCCTCGCTGCAGCAGATCGGTGTCAGCAAGTTCTCCGCCTTCATCTCGGCCTTCTTCAACACCCGCGAGGTGGCGCCGCTGGTCTCCTCGATCGCCCTCGCCGCCACCGTGGGCTGCGGGTACACGGCGCGGCTGGGGGCCATGCGGATCTCCGAGGAGATCGACGCCCTCGAGGTGATGGGCATCCCGTCGCTCCCGTTCCTGGTGACCACGCGGATGATCGCGGCGTTCACCGCGGTGATCCCGCTGTACATCGTCGCGCTGTGCTCGTCGTACCTCTCGCCGCGGTTGATCACGACGCTGATCTACCACCAGCCCGCCGGCACCTACGACGCGTACTTCGTCAAGTTCCTGCCTCCGATGGACATCCTCTGGTCGTTCCTCAAGCTTATCGTCCTGGCGGTCTCGATCATCCTGATCCACTGCTACTACGGGTACACCGCCTCGGGCGGTCCAGCGGGTGTGGGGACCGCGGTCGGCAAAGCGATCCGGACCTCGATCGTCACGGTGGTCGTCGCCGACTTCTTCCTGAGCTTCGCGATCTGGGGCTCCACCACCACCGTCCGGATCACCGGGTAG
- a CDS encoding MCE family protein, whose product MLINIHHDNPSEHRRLLVAGIAYSLGLVLLIWLSIAIYNKTFTSVTMVTIKADRAGLQLPKFGDVRLHGVLVGQVREISQDGRQAVIRVALQPDAARRIPGNVDVEIRPTTLFGQKYVALVDPGAPSRTPLRDGDVIPSSRVVTNVELQQVLATLFPLLRSIRPQDLNTTLNALATALAGRGERLGETVSGLNSYLAHLNVHLPTLEADLAGLASVSRTYAVAAPDLIRLMKNATTTARTISAQRAQLAGFIQATTRLAITSNQVLTRSGDLIVREVALSRPLVALLDTYSPEFTCLLKGLDRYTGRLAEIFKGNRVRQTLSLDGVQRRAYTAADKPEYAGTGHGPWCLGLPNPPVPAANTPLPDGSTLDNPGER is encoded by the coding sequence GTGCTGATCAACATCCACCACGACAACCCGTCCGAGCACCGGCGGCTCCTCGTCGCGGGCATCGCCTACTCGCTCGGTCTGGTCCTGCTGATCTGGCTCTCGATCGCCATCTACAACAAGACGTTCACCTCCGTGACCATGGTGACCATCAAGGCGGACCGCGCCGGTCTGCAGCTCCCGAAGTTCGGTGACGTACGGCTGCACGGCGTGCTGGTCGGCCAGGTCCGGGAGATCAGTCAGGACGGCAGGCAGGCTGTCATCCGGGTGGCACTGCAGCCCGATGCTGCGCGCCGGATCCCCGGGAACGTCGACGTGGAGATCCGTCCGACCACGCTCTTCGGTCAGAAGTACGTCGCCCTGGTGGACCCGGGAGCACCGTCCCGCACGCCGCTGCGCGACGGAGACGTGATCCCGTCCTCGCGGGTCGTCACCAACGTCGAGCTGCAGCAGGTCCTGGCCACGCTGTTCCCGCTTCTCCGGTCGATCCGTCCTCAGGATCTGAACACGACGCTCAACGCCCTCGCCACCGCGCTCGCGGGTCGTGGCGAGCGCTTGGGCGAGACCGTGAGCGGGTTGAACAGCTACCTGGCGCACCTGAACGTGCACCTGCCCACGCTGGAGGCCGACCTCGCAGGTCTCGCGAGCGTCAGCAGGACGTACGCCGTGGCGGCACCGGACCTGATCAGGCTGATGAAGAACGCCACCACCACGGCGCGCACGATCTCGGCCCAGCGTGCGCAGCTGGCCGGATTCATCCAGGCGACCACCCGCCTCGCGATCACCAGCAACCAGGTGCTGACCCGCTCGGGAGACCTGATCGTCCGCGAGGTCGCGCTGTCACGGCCGCTCGTCGCGCTCCTGGACACCTATTCCCCGGAGTTCACGTGCCTGCTGAAAGGGCTCGACCGGTACACGGGGCGCCTCGCCGAGATCTTCAAGGGGAACAGGGTCCGCCAGACGCTCAGTCTCGACGGCGTGCAGCGGCGCGCCTACACCGCCGCCGACAAGCCGGAGTACGCCGGCACCGGGCACGGACCGTGGTGCCTGGGACTTCCGAACCCTCCGGTGCCCGCAGCGAACACGCCGCTCCCTGACGGCAGCACGCTCGACAACCCGGGGGAGCGCTGA
- a CDS encoding MCE family protein → MSARSTLTAVAAVKLVIFTAVSLVVTSVLAMIMGNFGFGSTTEYRVMFSSASMISSGDDVRIAGITVGSVSDVEIVDRSRARVTIKVRSNVPLTESSGARIQFLNLVGTRYLALVQGAPGAPRLAAGSTIPMSRTEPALDLTELFNGFQPLFSALDPQQINDLSLNLVKVLQGEGGTVSELLSRTASLTNTLADRDELIGDVITNLSAMLSTVDDHRRELSTLVVQMRGWLGGLARDRKTLGSSLKNISDLSGELADVLTQGRPFLKDDIAQIRRIAATMAKPQSQKLVDEMLTRLPVMFRRQTRIGTYGSWYNYYLCDVEASIKLPRVDLAQLAIPNLTGPILDQIVGNLTNMNFHSTAERCS, encoded by the coding sequence ATGTCGGCTCGGAGCACCCTGACCGCGGTGGCTGCGGTCAAGCTGGTCATCTTCACGGCGGTCTCGCTGGTGGTGACCAGCGTCCTCGCGATGATCATGGGGAACTTCGGGTTCGGCTCGACCACCGAGTACCGCGTGATGTTCTCCAGCGCGAGCATGATCAGCAGCGGGGACGACGTCCGCATCGCCGGCATCACGGTCGGCTCGGTCTCCGACGTCGAGATCGTGGACCGGTCGCGCGCCCGGGTCACGATCAAGGTACGCAGCAACGTCCCGCTGACGGAGTCCAGCGGCGCCAGGATCCAGTTCCTCAACCTCGTCGGCACCCGGTACCTCGCCCTGGTCCAGGGGGCTCCGGGGGCACCGCGCCTGGCGGCAGGGAGCACCATCCCGATGTCCCGGACGGAGCCTGCACTGGACCTCACCGAGCTGTTCAACGGGTTCCAGCCCCTGTTCAGCGCGCTCGACCCGCAGCAGATCAACGACCTCTCCCTGAACCTCGTGAAGGTGCTCCAGGGGGAGGGCGGCACCGTCTCGGAGCTGCTGTCCCGGACGGCCTCGCTCACCAACACCCTGGCCGACCGTGACGAGCTGATCGGGGACGTGATCACCAACCTCTCGGCGATGCTGAGCACCGTCGACGACCACCGCCGCGAGCTCAGCACCCTGGTGGTCCAGATGCGGGGGTGGTTGGGCGGTCTGGCCCGTGACCGGAAGACCCTCGGATCCTCGCTGAAGAACATCAGCGACCTCTCCGGCGAGCTCGCCGACGTACTCACCCAGGGTCGTCCTTTCCTCAAGGACGACATCGCGCAGATCAGGAGGATCGCCGCCACCATGGCGAAGCCGCAGAGCCAGAAGCTGGTCGACGAGATGCTCACCCGACTGCCCGTGATGTTCCGCCGGCAGACCCGGATCGGGACCTACGGGTCCTGGTACAACTACTACCTCTGCGACGTCGAGGCGTCGATCAAGCTGCCCCGGGTCGACCTGGCTCAGCTCGCGATCCCGAACCTCACAGGGCCGATCCTGGACCAGATCGTCGGCAACCTGACGAACATGAACTTCCACAGCACCGCGGAACGGTGCAGCTGA
- a CDS encoding MCE family protein, protein MDVRRTLELMSGRLAAGLVALLVVLTGLTVFVGGDDERTVTAHFSRAVALYKGSEVRLMGVPIGTITSVTPEGDSVRVVMTYDARYKLPATARAAIITPTLVSDRFVQLAPAYTSGPELADHADIPLDRSGTPVELDRIYRSLADLSSALGPNGANKNGALASLITSGAHALGGNGALANQTLRSMSEAVQAFGDNSGALFSSVRQLSELTGALARNDDVVNSFVANLAGVSADLAGERDDLRRALVSLAQVVKEVRGFVRDNRASLTSNIKGLSRVLGAVASESDALGTALQLAPLGLGNLALAYDPSTGSIGSRMQLGPTGSSLGNILCDVVANARIPNSQLACSLLKKLVGPLSGSTDIGAGRHQAARVGAARPSTDLGQLLGAAS, encoded by the coding sequence ATGGACGTGCGCAGGACGCTGGAGCTGATGAGCGGGAGGCTGGCGGCCGGACTGGTCGCGCTGCTGGTCGTGCTGACCGGGCTCACCGTCTTCGTCGGCGGCGACGACGAGCGGACGGTGACGGCCCACTTCTCCCGGGCCGTCGCCCTCTACAAGGGTTCCGAGGTGCGCCTGATGGGCGTGCCGATCGGGACGATCACCTCGGTCACCCCCGAGGGCGACAGCGTCCGGGTCGTGATGACGTACGACGCGAGGTACAAGCTGCCGGCGACGGCCCGGGCGGCCATCATCACGCCGACCCTCGTCTCCGACCGGTTCGTCCAGCTGGCGCCGGCGTACACCTCGGGGCCCGAGCTCGCCGACCACGCCGACATCCCGCTCGACCGGAGCGGTACGCCGGTCGAGCTCGACCGGATCTACCGAAGCCTGGCCGACCTGAGCAGCGCGCTCGGACCGAACGGCGCGAACAAGAACGGTGCGCTCGCCTCCTTGATCACCTCAGGAGCCCACGCGTTGGGCGGCAACGGCGCTCTCGCGAACCAGACCCTGCGGTCGATGTCGGAGGCCGTCCAGGCGTTCGGCGACAACAGCGGCGCGCTGTTCAGCTCGGTGCGGCAGCTCTCCGAGCTCACCGGAGCACTGGCACGCAACGACGACGTGGTCAACAGCTTCGTGGCGAATCTCGCGGGCGTGTCCGCCGATCTTGCCGGAGAGCGTGACGACCTGCGCAGGGCACTGGTCTCGTTGGCCCAGGTAGTGAAGGAGGTCCGCGGGTTCGTGCGCGACAACCGGGCGTCGCTCACCAGCAACATCAAGGGGCTCTCCCGTGTCCTGGGTGCAGTGGCCTCGGAGTCCGATGCCCTGGGGACGGCGCTGCAGCTCGCCCCGCTGGGGCTGGGCAACCTCGCGCTCGCGTACGACCCGAGCACCGGTTCGATCGGGTCACGCATGCAGCTCGGTCCCACCGGGTCGAGCCTCGGCAACATCCTCTGCGACGTCGTGGCGAACGCCAGGATCCCGAACTCCCAGCTGGCTTGCTCGTTGCTCAAGAAGCTGGTCGGGCCGTTGAGCGGCAGCACCGACATCGGTGCCGGACGCCACCAGGCAGCGCGTGTCGGAGCAGCGCGCCCGAGCACGGACCTGGGTCAGCTCCTCGGGGCCGCCTCGTGA
- a CDS encoding ABC transporter permease, with protein sequence MVVDVTRAVFTTRFQGREFVEQAWFITSVTLMPTILVSIPFGAVISLQVGSLTGQLGAQSFAGASAVLAVVREAAPIAAALIIAGAAGSAICSDMGARKIREEIDAMEVLGVDPVERLVVPRVLATVFVSLMINGIVIAAGIGGGYYFTVIIQGGSAGAFLSSFTALASLPDLYISMVKAVMFGYLAAIVGAYKGLHAGGGPSGVGRAVNEAVIVAFMVLFALNSILTAIYFQLVPQNGI encoded by the coding sequence ATGGTCGTCGACGTCACCCGGGCGGTGTTCACGACCCGTTTCCAGGGCCGTGAGTTCGTCGAGCAGGCCTGGTTCATCACCAGCGTCACCCTGATGCCGACGATCCTGGTCTCGATCCCGTTCGGAGCCGTGATCTCGCTCCAGGTCGGCAGCCTGACCGGGCAGCTCGGCGCGCAGTCGTTCGCCGGGGCCAGCGCCGTCCTCGCGGTGGTCCGTGAAGCGGCTCCGATCGCGGCTGCCCTGATCATCGCCGGTGCAGCCGGCTCCGCGATCTGCTCCGACATGGGAGCCCGCAAGATCCGCGAGGAGATCGACGCGATGGAGGTCCTCGGCGTCGACCCGGTCGAGCGTCTGGTCGTCCCGCGCGTCCTGGCGACGGTGTTCGTGTCCCTGATGATCAACGGGATCGTCATCGCGGCCGGCATCGGCGGGGGCTACTACTTCACCGTCATCATCCAGGGCGGGTCGGCCGGGGCCTTCCTGTCGTCGTTCACGGCGCTCGCCTCGCTGCCGGACCTGTACATCTCCATGGTCAAGGCCGTGATGTTCGGGTACCTCGCTGCGATCGTCGGGGCGTACAAGGGGCTTCATGCCGGCGGCGGCCCGAGCGGGGTGGGTCGAGCGGTGAACGAGGCCGTGATCGTCGCGTTCATGGTGCTGTTCGCGCTGAACTCGATCCTGACCGCCATCTACTTCCAGCTCGTTCCGCAGAACGGGATCTGA